The following proteins are co-located in the Leptospira hartskeerlii genome:
- a CDS encoding NAD+ kinase, translating to MSTEKRKKIESVLVVIKRTKYELDLESYGSLDEFKRVAEIQNDSFSRIYNSHLRQIQSREELKRTFPNGKFIFREELENIDIAVYDLVIALGGDNHFTYVAHHALDNLVLGCNSDPETSVGALLSFHTSDISKAVSQNWENIIIEEWPRINVRIEYPNGKAIETFQGISEISIRNNSPDLTSRFLISHEQVSEEQKCSGLLVYTGAGSTGWVMSCENKDVSFDKQEPYFKVYCRELRKKESFQYKLDHFTVHNSFRLISEMRGGISIDSLAERIYDFPPGAKADFSVSPERLRVVVQKHG from the coding sequence ATGTCGACGGAAAAGCGAAAAAAGATCGAATCTGTTCTGGTAGTTATTAAAAGAACAAAGTACGAATTAGATCTGGAGAGTTACGGCTCTCTGGATGAATTCAAAAGAGTAGCGGAGATCCAAAACGATTCCTTCTCTAGGATCTATAATTCTCATCTCAGACAGATCCAAAGTAGAGAAGAATTAAAACGTACTTTCCCGAATGGAAAGTTTATCTTTCGAGAAGAATTAGAAAATATAGATATAGCCGTTTATGATCTGGTGATCGCGTTAGGCGGGGACAATCATTTTACTTACGTTGCCCATCATGCATTGGACAATTTAGTTCTGGGATGTAATTCCGATCCTGAAACTTCCGTAGGAGCCCTTCTATCCTTTCATACCTCCGATATCTCAAAGGCGGTTTCCCAAAATTGGGAGAATATCATAATAGAAGAATGGCCCAGGATCAATGTTAGGATCGAATATCCGAATGGCAAAGCTATAGAAACATTCCAGGGGATCAGTGAAATTTCTATCCGAAATAATAGCCCCGACTTAACGAGCCGATTTTTAATCTCTCACGAACAGGTATCCGAAGAACAGAAATGTTCCGGCCTTCTCGTATATACCGGAGCGGGTTCTACTGGTTGGGTTATGTCTTGCGAAAATAAAGACGTAAGCTTTGACAAGCAGGAGCCTTATTTCAAAGTGTACTGTAGAGAGTTGCGTAAGAAGGAAAGTTTCCAGTACAAGCTGGATCACTTCACAGTTCACAATTCTTTCCGTCTAATATCCGAAATGCGCGGGGGGATCTCAATCGATTCCTTGGCGGAACGTATTTACGATTTCCCTCCCGGGGCAAAAGCGGACTTTTCCGTTTCTCCGGAAAGATTGCGGGTGGTGGTGCAAAAACATGGATAG
- a CDS encoding ankyrin repeat domain-containing protein has product MKFSSGLFFVSFLLLFSFRSVFSEELKFVHPTNAVGGTYSGIKKRAELPSPTVSGTGLKAVAIVGEVDGNEGPKTREYVNNIKGLVKVLKDRGVSVSEFYPPNNPWSGIKEASQNANIVLYAGHGVGTNLDQPPYDQRSVGGFYLGKEFVSNEQISSGLKPAPGAIVLFLGACFTAGNMAYDMGVIRDEETKKRISMYSSPFLETGFKGYYATWAPWTAQTILALLFTNKNYGDVYFSQTNPQEVTKISHPSSSGSSLYYHTKPPTSKPVYDYAFAGNPSNVLRSENSNTDTETKISEEEKLKQNRILISSLYDKNENKSLESLENGADPNADYLGWRPIHLAIVFDLPNVVKELVRKKASINAQAEGYTPLSMAIAYERKEIAEFLEKEGGTRSRAAFKKPNIPNLKK; this is encoded by the coding sequence ATGAAATTTTCCTCCGGTTTATTCTTCGTAAGCTTCTTACTCTTATTTTCTTTCAGATCTGTTTTTTCGGAAGAGCTCAAATTTGTTCATCCGACAAATGCAGTTGGAGGTACATACTCCGGTATCAAAAAAAGAGCGGAACTTCCCTCTCCTACTGTTTCCGGCACAGGTTTAAAAGCAGTAGCAATCGTTGGCGAAGTGGATGGGAACGAAGGCCCTAAGACCAGAGAATATGTAAATAATATCAAAGGACTTGTAAAAGTTTTAAAAGACAGAGGAGTTTCTGTCAGTGAATTTTATCCTCCTAACAATCCCTGGTCAGGGATCAAAGAAGCTTCACAAAATGCGAATATAGTTTTATACGCGGGGCATGGAGTCGGAACCAATTTAGATCAACCACCTTACGATCAAAGATCAGTGGGCGGATTCTATTTAGGAAAAGAATTCGTTTCTAATGAACAAATTTCTTCCGGTTTAAAACCGGCACCTGGAGCGATCGTTCTGTTTTTAGGAGCTTGTTTCACTGCAGGAAATATGGCATATGATATGGGAGTGATCCGAGACGAAGAGACTAAAAAAAGGATCTCCATGTATTCTTCCCCTTTTCTGGAGACAGGATTTAAAGGTTATTACGCTACTTGGGCGCCTTGGACTGCTCAAACAATCCTAGCATTATTATTTACTAATAAGAACTATGGTGATGTTTATTTCAGCCAAACAAATCCGCAAGAAGTGACTAAAATTTCTCATCCTAGTTCTTCCGGATCTTCGCTATATTATCATACTAAACCTCCTACTTCCAAGCCGGTTTATGATTATGCGTTTGCAGGAAATCCTTCTAATGTTTTGAGATCCGAAAATTCAAACACGGATACCGAAACCAAAATTTCTGAAGAAGAGAAACTGAAACAAAATCGTATCCTAATTTCCAGTTTATATGATAAGAACGAAAACAAATCCTTGGAATCTCTCGAAAATGGCGCTGATCCAAATGCGGATTATCTGGGCTGGAGGCCGATCCATCTTGCGATCGTATTCGATCTTCCTAATGTAGTGAAGGAACTCGTTCGTAAGAAAGCTTCTATCAATGCGCAGGCGGAAGGTTACACTCCTTTGTCCATGGCGATTGCTTATGAGCGCAAAGAGATTGCTGAATTTTTGGAAAAGGAGGGTGGGACCAGAAGTAGAGCCGCTTTTAAAAAACCGAATATTCCAAATTTGAAGAAGTAG
- a CDS encoding acyl-CoA desaturase, translating to MAIILSFFAAHWILAAFVQSFYLHRYSAHQMFKLNRFWEKFFYFFTFAVQGSSFLNPRAYAILHRRHHAYSDTAKDPHSPVASKGFFDMMWTTAVVYENILDRKEEVEKDFRGNYPEIPWFDRFADSWYVRLFFGTAYTLFYMAFVPADAVWLYALLPIHYLMGPTHGAIVNWCGHMYGYRNHAKNPDNSKNTLPVDFLIMGELYQNNHHAHPNSPNFAFRWFELDITYQVMKVLHFMGIITIQRAVWTEKGRKELSGTAPSPLADVA from the coding sequence ATGGCAATCATTCTAAGTTTTTTTGCGGCACACTGGATTTTAGCCGCTTTCGTTCAATCGTTCTATTTACATCGTTATTCTGCTCACCAGATGTTCAAACTGAACCGTTTCTGGGAAAAGTTCTTCTATTTCTTTACTTTTGCTGTGCAAGGTTCCTCATTCCTCAATCCAAGAGCGTATGCAATTCTTCACAGAAGACACCACGCTTACAGTGACACCGCAAAAGATCCTCACTCTCCCGTAGCTTCTAAAGGATTTTTCGATATGATGTGGACCACCGCAGTGGTTTACGAAAACATTTTAGATCGTAAAGAAGAAGTGGAGAAGGATTTCAGAGGAAATTATCCTGAGATCCCTTGGTTTGATCGTTTTGCTGATTCTTGGTATGTTCGTTTGTTCTTCGGAACTGCTTATACTCTTTTCTATATGGCATTCGTTCCTGCAGATGCAGTTTGGTTATATGCTTTATTACCGATCCATTATCTAATGGGACCAACTCATGGCGCGATCGTAAACTGGTGCGGTCATATGTATGGATACCGCAACCATGCAAAAAATCCTGATAATTCCAAAAACACTCTGCCAGTGGACTTTTTGATCATGGGAGAATTGTACCAAAACAACCACCATGCACACCCGAACTCTCCAAACTTCGCGTTCCGTTGGTTCGAGTTGGATATTACTTACCAAGTGATGAAGGTACTACATTTTATGGGGATCATCACTATCCAAAGAGCAGTCTGGACCGAAAAAGGAAGAAAAGAACTTTCTGGTACGGCACCTTCTCCTTTAGCTGATGTAGCTTAA
- a CDS encoding dolichyl-phosphate-mannose--protein mannosyltransferase, translating to MLAIFNSLFIGIVLISSSLTNQIVSGFSRPLAWVGFTLGIGFISYFFYKNRGKDQFNKNLISQGVISILTGIYISFYFFSPTVYGSLFANFKIFYILVLLSASLYISYYRTKKISDIWKNFSRLGLLTLFLLLFSIPTSVTRLFSSDDSNGAKLIPFSLEKDGNLDLSEFFINPPIIHASEWAPDKEVLYVPSQLPSGDYIEHPFFLTAYKGKLLSSFPLLPGLYNSFVYFSLKLIGVKIVTPDTINLSSSGPKMHAIEDFIYLEKFSSSLLFAITSILLFKAICKIASARTSLLITLLYSFGTTHFSNTSQTLWQHGFIEFLIVASIFLFLSKDILTPAKILLLGMILGCFFFVRPPSILVAGLLGLVFLWRLRHLPAKEKLNLLLISAAGLFIPLCSLGLLNYLHYGHIMGGYYLMEKSFALSGMPDRFIGNFWEGVGGLLISPGFGLFVFSPIVLLSFLGFFPVRKRIGFLILPTLLSTLAYLYIYGKHFIWWGGVSYATRFLTDLMPFFAVLLLPALTISYKRTILKFVFILFSIISVWAHTSAMYSDAPFKEWQGCKRLPIREKAWRWERIPYTMPFRAYYPYLTGKLDIEPIHECQMGEAAGSIGDRTAFKFEGSSVILGSEKVLRDITAYFRSGHYCAKIFSKVEKERNPSDEVLQILITQKDKIYMSQILNSDLSKKNEFEFDIAKSGKTKISVLKKGNTPVIFAGLTLTKGTCE from the coding sequence ATGCTAGCTATTTTCAATTCCTTGTTTATCGGGATCGTACTCATTTCTTCTTCTCTCACTAACCAAATTGTTTCCGGTTTCTCCAGACCCTTAGCTTGGGTAGGTTTTACTTTAGGAATTGGCTTTATCTCATATTTCTTTTATAAGAATCGGGGAAAAGATCAATTTAACAAAAATCTAATATCGCAAGGCGTCATTTCTATATTAACGGGAATATATATTTCATTTTATTTTTTCTCTCCGACAGTTTACGGCTCCTTATTCGCAAACTTCAAAATCTTCTATATACTTGTTTTACTTTCTGCTTCTCTGTACATTTCTTATTATAGAACAAAAAAGATCTCGGACATCTGGAAAAACTTTTCAAGGCTGGGACTTTTAACTTTATTTTTATTGTTATTTTCCATTCCAACTTCCGTAACTAGACTTTTTTCGAGCGATGATTCAAATGGAGCAAAGTTGATTCCTTTCAGCTTAGAAAAAGACGGCAACCTTGATCTTTCCGAATTTTTCATAAACCCTCCGATCATCCACGCATCAGAATGGGCTCCAGACAAAGAGGTCCTATATGTACCTTCTCAACTACCTTCCGGCGACTATATAGAACATCCCTTTTTTCTCACGGCCTATAAAGGAAAATTACTAAGCTCTTTTCCATTACTGCCTGGATTATATAATTCATTTGTTTATTTTTCATTAAAATTGATCGGGGTAAAAATTGTAACTCCGGATACGATCAATCTCTCCAGTTCCGGCCCTAAAATGCATGCGATCGAAGATTTTATCTATTTAGAAAAATTCTCCTCGTCCCTTCTTTTTGCGATCACATCTATTCTACTTTTTAAAGCAATTTGCAAAATAGCTTCTGCAAGAACCTCACTTCTGATCACATTGCTTTATTCTTTCGGAACCACACATTTTTCAAATACTTCCCAAACTTTATGGCAGCATGGATTTATAGAATTTCTGATAGTTGCAAGCATCTTCCTTTTTCTCTCTAAAGATATTTTGACTCCCGCAAAAATTTTGCTCCTTGGAATGATATTAGGTTGTTTCTTTTTTGTAAGACCTCCTTCTATCTTAGTCGCCGGACTACTTGGTCTAGTATTTTTATGGAGGCTTCGCCACCTCCCTGCAAAAGAAAAACTTAACCTTCTTCTCATCTCTGCAGCAGGTCTATTTATACCGCTATGTTCTTTGGGACTTCTGAATTATCTACATTATGGACATATAATGGGCGGATATTATCTCATGGAGAAATCCTTCGCCTTATCCGGAATGCCTGATAGATTCATTGGAAATTTTTGGGAGGGAGTTGGAGGATTATTGATCAGCCCTGGATTTGGCTTATTCGTATTCTCCCCCATCGTGTTATTATCCTTTTTAGGATTTTTCCCAGTTAGAAAAAGAATCGGATTTTTAATACTTCCTACCCTACTTTCTACCCTTGCCTACCTATATATTTATGGAAAACATTTTATATGGTGGGGAGGAGTCTCGTATGCGACCAGATTCCTAACCGATCTCATGCCCTTTTTTGCGGTGCTACTTTTACCTGCATTAACGATTTCTTATAAAAGAACTATCTTGAAATTTGTATTTATTTTGTTTTCCATAATTTCAGTATGGGCTCATACCTCTGCCATGTATTCAGACGCACCCTTTAAAGAATGGCAAGGCTGCAAAAGATTACCAATCCGAGAAAAGGCGTGGAGATGGGAAAGAATTCCTTATACTATGCCTTTCAGAGCATATTACCCTTATTTAACAGGAAAACTTGATATAGAGCCGATCCATGAATGTCAGATGGGAGAAGCGGCCGGATCTATAGGAGATCGAACTGCCTTCAAATTCGAAGGCAGTTCAGTTATATTAGGTTCAGAAAAAGTCCTTCGAGATATTACCGCATATTTCAGATCAGGACATTATTGCGCTAAGATCTTTTCTAAAGTTGAGAAAGAACGAAATCCTTCGGATGAAGTTCTTCAGATCTTGATAACTCAGAAAGATAAGATATACATGAGCCAAATTTTGAATTCCGATCTATCTAAGAAAAATGAATTCGAATTTGATATCGCAAAATCAGGCAAAACTAAAATTTCCGTCCTGAAAAAAGGAAATACTCCTGTTATATTCGCAGGCTTAACTCTCACAAAAGGGACTTGCGAATAA
- a CDS encoding STAS domain-containing protein → MDSLKILEQDAGKEIRVYLVSGRLDESTFPLFKEKVLDVSHTNNIVLNLSDLKYVSSSGIRAIFELKNRLTGEGKKLLLTEAGEKVIQIFNLLGLWKPFAHFEKEEDAIAACLKN, encoded by the coding sequence ATGGATAGTTTGAAAATTCTAGAACAGGATGCAGGCAAAGAGATCAGAGTATATTTGGTTTCCGGCAGACTAGACGAATCCACCTTCCCCCTATTTAAGGAAAAAGTATTGGATGTAAGTCATACAAACAATATCGTTTTAAACTTATCCGATCTTAAATATGTTTCCAGCTCAGGCATTCGTGCAATCTTCGAATTAAAGAACAGACTTACTGGAGAAGGTAAAAAACTTCTTCTTACGGAAGCGGGAGAGAAGGTCATACAGATCTTCAATCTATTAGGTCTTTGGAAACCTTTTGCTCATTTTGAAAAAGAAGAAGACGCAATCGCTGCTTGTCTTAAAAACTAA
- a CDS encoding SpoIIE family protein phosphatase, with the protein MSFRQKIFLILGASQLLLVLILAITFIQMIDQVKNEPQDKRALDRSLEFRKELKHKEEVIRLLLKEIERNQKTLSILENGLGNRGILQGNLDYIKGIMTQYGLSIFEIHDKTGHVYFRFHRPADYGDDKSGQKIVQEALQGRIASTLEIGHSGLGLRVTAPLKNGGIMMVGQVVDDKFIQTITGSEDVHLAIYEKEKLISFSDSTISKYLGDRKPKDLSGISRFTLEGRHYYLTQVPYENQGLSNLKLDFVLLIDETELYESTRNLWLYCGLIALAVFGGILFASYRFSRDIIDAVKALNFAMQNPNEDESKIVDLNRSDELGEMAEVFIEMKKDLLDHQMFLEKKVEEKTKELQETLDDLRALKEKQDGDYYLTSLLLRPLATTKYESPNTKISGILRQKKTFVFRKREADIGGDLVSISEITLYGKKYLSIMNSDAMGKSIQGAGGALVMGTVFKAIVTRTQLSRSNQKKTPEKWLKDCYTELQNVFVTFDGTMLVSALLCLLDEETGALYSINAEHPNMVLYRDAKAGFLDSDFPIRKLGFSENTTEPLVRVDKLEAGDKIFLGSDGRDDILLYDPNSPDPVMNEDEFLFLRFVELSGGNLEDLERLINAAGEISDDLSLLSIGYKEAEVSSSRAKMISEEYNKLLQIGIKEYKKGNTEKTKEVFAQALEIDDSDPALYKQMARICINAKEFDEGAKYTEAYLSKIPFDNEYIFYLSYCLRKTKDYWKSLEFAEKLRSREPENIRNLKHLVALYRLTGNRMKFRATMSVLKLILADSGPKTNNSSEPALV; encoded by the coding sequence ATGAGTTTTAGACAAAAAATTTTTCTCATTCTTGGAGCAAGTCAGCTTCTATTAGTACTTATTCTTGCGATCACATTTATCCAAATGATCGACCAAGTTAAAAATGAACCTCAGGACAAAAGGGCATTAGACCGCTCGCTGGAGTTCAGGAAGGAACTCAAACATAAGGAAGAAGTTATCCGACTTCTTCTCAAAGAAATAGAAAGAAACCAAAAGACTCTTTCGATTTTAGAAAACGGTTTGGGAAATAGAGGAATCCTTCAAGGCAACCTAGATTACATCAAAGGGATCATGACACAATATGGTCTTTCCATCTTTGAGATCCATGATAAGACAGGACATGTTTATTTTAGATTTCATAGGCCGGCCGATTACGGAGACGATAAGTCAGGACAGAAGATCGTACAAGAAGCTTTGCAAGGTAGGATCGCTTCTACCTTAGAGATCGGTCATAGCGGCCTCGGGCTTAGGGTCACTGCCCCGCTTAAGAACGGCGGGATCATGATGGTAGGCCAAGTGGTGGATGATAAATTTATACAAACAATCACTGGTTCGGAAGACGTTCATCTTGCCATTTATGAAAAAGAAAAACTGATCTCTTTTTCGGACAGTACAATCTCCAAATATTTAGGAGATAGAAAACCAAAGGACCTTTCTGGAATTTCTAGGTTTACTTTGGAAGGAAGACATTATTATCTCACTCAAGTCCCTTATGAGAACCAAGGATTAAGTAATCTTAAACTAGATTTCGTTCTTTTGATAGATGAGACTGAACTTTACGAGTCCACTCGAAACCTTTGGCTCTATTGCGGACTAATCGCTCTCGCAGTATTCGGAGGGATCTTATTCGCATCTTACAGATTCTCCAGAGATATCATAGACGCCGTTAAGGCTCTTAACTTCGCAATGCAAAATCCTAACGAGGACGAATCCAAAATTGTGGATTTAAATCGTTCGGATGAATTGGGGGAAATGGCGGAAGTATTCATCGAAATGAAGAAGGATCTTTTGGATCACCAAATGTTCTTGGAAAAGAAGGTGGAAGAGAAGACCAAAGAATTACAGGAAACATTGGACGATCTTCGAGCTTTAAAAGAAAAGCAAGACGGGGATTATTATCTGACTTCCCTGTTACTTCGTCCTCTTGCTACTACTAAATATGAAAGTCCGAATACTAAAATCAGCGGTATCTTAAGACAAAAGAAAACTTTCGTATTTAGAAAGAGAGAAGCTGATATCGGTGGTGACCTTGTTTCCATCAGCGAGATCACATTATACGGTAAAAAATACCTGAGTATCATGAACTCAGACGCAATGGGTAAATCCATCCAAGGTGCGGGTGGTGCACTCGTAATGGGAACCGTATTCAAAGCAATCGTAACGAGAACCCAACTTTCTAGAAGTAATCAAAAGAAAACTCCTGAAAAATGGCTGAAAGACTGTTATACGGAATTACAAAACGTGTTCGTTACATTCGACGGTACAATGCTTGTTTCCGCACTACTCTGCCTTCTAGATGAAGAAACAGGAGCATTATATTCTATTAATGCAGAACATCCTAATATGGTACTATATCGAGATGCAAAAGCCGGCTTCTTGGATTCTGACTTCCCTATCCGCAAACTCGGCTTCTCCGAAAACACGACAGAACCTTTAGTGAGAGTGGATAAACTGGAAGCAGGAGATAAGATCTTCTTAGGATCTGACGGAAGAGACGATATTCTTCTTTATGATCCGAATTCTCCGGACCCTGTGATGAACGAGGATGAGTTCTTATTCTTAAGATTTGTGGAACTTTCCGGTGGAAATCTGGAAGATCTAGAAAGATTAATTAACGCTGCAGGAGAAATTTCTGACGATTTAAGTCTTTTGAGCATAGGTTATAAAGAAGCAGAAGTTTCTTCTTCTCGCGCAAAAATGATTTCGGAAGAATACAACAAACTACTTCAGATCGGGATCAAAGAATATAAAAAAGGAAATACCGAAAAGACTAAAGAAGTTTTTGCGCAAGCATTAGAGATAGACGATTCGGATCCGGCTCTTTACAAACAAATGGCAAGGATCTGCATCAACGCAAAGGAATTCGATGAAGGAGCGAAATATACGGAGGCTTATCTTTCCAAGATCCCGTTCGACAACGAATATATCTTCTATCTTTCCTATTGTCTCAGAAAAACTAAGGATTACTGGAAGTCTTTGGAATTTGCAGAAAAACTCAGATCCAGAGAACCTGAAAATATTAGAAATCTAAAACATTTGGTGGCTCTGTACAGACTTACCGGAAATCGAATGAAGTTCAGGGCAACTATGTCCGTTCTGAAATTGATCCTGGCAGACTCGGGCCCTAAGACAAATAATTCTTCGGAACCCGCATTGGTTTGA
- a CDS encoding LA_3751/LA_3752 family putative glycosyltransferase — MRSIFKKRNLLGFLSLLLFCVFLIKSSKPEVSLTYDSRTKSLQTHSLIHSHFGSEELPYPAKSIDPKEEFLPMPANNYTKLGESTISVFPILLATLATPFYYLAGNQGLPYFNLLGVFIFLWILRKFWKASNTFIALAFFGSYIPILMMEFAEHTLFIAILLVSLTFLYKRNGIYAGIFAGLSIWLRHEGIVFAGCILFASWISEGFPPFNKKIKLEKSQSFRFGLGFAFIFLVFVLFNYLRYSSFLGPRFHANYGETGVGFVHKIQWAIGFLFLNKIDETVRIGFFIYMPFALIGLGILLFNIRKISIRRKTIVLGTVIFLFTIPFLAPNYGFWEWGPRYLSAGIPAVTLVLLWFWNYFAKKKNKLFQKSAFGALIAIPLIMTFIGLSFLNQSRKQLLKTYTLFHELNADTLVFHDFSVMYFMGNDYLSKNVLCAPKEDSLSPLLGIIAQKEKGKRIVLIQIKEELITPEKLEKTRKSPVFDIMLKTEPWKSKNISSKISEYYPNVQRIDSPFFDIWVADFNASSKFK, encoded by the coding sequence ATGAGATCCATATTTAAAAAAAGAAATCTTCTAGGATTTCTATCCCTACTTCTTTTCTGTGTCTTTCTTATCAAATCATCAAAACCGGAAGTATCTCTCACTTACGATTCCAGAACAAAATCGCTCCAAACACATTCATTAATCCATTCACACTTTGGATCGGAAGAACTTCCCTACCCTGCAAAGTCTATCGATCCTAAAGAAGAATTTCTTCCAATGCCTGCAAATAATTACACTAAATTAGGAGAATCCACTATCTCCGTTTTCCCGATCTTGCTAGCTACACTTGCAACTCCTTTTTATTATTTAGCAGGAAACCAAGGCTTACCTTATTTCAATTTACTCGGAGTATTTATATTCCTTTGGATCTTAAGAAAATTTTGGAAGGCATCTAATACCTTTATAGCTCTCGCATTTTTCGGATCTTATATTCCCATCCTGATGATGGAATTTGCAGAACATACATTGTTTATAGCAATCTTACTCGTTAGCCTCACATTCTTATATAAAAGGAATGGGATCTATGCAGGGATTTTTGCGGGATTATCTATCTGGCTCAGGCATGAAGGAATTGTATTTGCAGGTTGTATTCTTTTTGCTTCTTGGATTAGCGAAGGATTTCCTCCATTTAACAAAAAAATAAAATTGGAGAAGTCTCAAAGCTTTAGATTCGGTCTTGGGTTTGCGTTTATATTTCTAGTTTTCGTCCTATTCAATTATCTTCGCTATTCTTCCTTTTTAGGACCGAGATTCCATGCAAATTATGGAGAGACCGGAGTTGGATTTGTACATAAAATCCAGTGGGCGATCGGTTTTTTATTCTTGAACAAGATAGACGAAACTGTTCGCATCGGATTTTTCATCTATATGCCCTTTGCTCTGATAGGTTTAGGCATTCTTCTTTTCAATATCCGTAAAATTTCCATTAGAAGGAAAACAATTGTTCTCGGAACAGTAATCTTTCTTTTTACGATCCCGTTTTTAGCTCCAAACTACGGATTCTGGGAATGGGGACCTAGGTATTTAAGTGCCGGAATTCCTGCAGTGACCTTGGTTCTACTTTGGTTTTGGAATTATTTCGCGAAAAAGAAAAACAAACTCTTTCAAAAATCTGCATTTGGGGCCCTGATCGCAATTCCTTTGATCATGACATTTATCGGATTGAGCTTTTTAAATCAGTCCAGAAAACAACTTCTAAAAACGTATACTTTATTCCATGAATTGAATGCGGATACGCTCGTATTCCATGATTTTTCCGTAATGTATTTTATGGGAAATGATTACCTATCCAAGAATGTTCTATGCGCTCCTAAGGAAGATTCTCTTTCCCCGTTATTAGGAATAATTGCCCAAAAAGAAAAAGGTAAAAGGATCGTGCTCATCCAGATCAAAGAAGAATTGATCACTCCAGAAAAATTAGAAAAGACCAGAAAAAGTCCTGTTTTTGATATCATGCTCAAAACGGAACCTTGGAAAAGTAAAAATATCTCCTCCAAAATTTCAGAATATTATCCAAATGTGCAAAGAATAGACTCTCCCTTTTTCGACATTTGGGTAGCCGATTTCAACGCCTCTTCAAAATTTAAATAA
- a CDS encoding protein kinase, whose product MTVRFAEKELKELIQEASQGEKYPLAKLISELERPDSFEFRKVLFKELENSGFNGDKSVTIGFTGTPGAGKSSLLGEISTNFLQTIPDKKMAVVAIDPSSHISGGSLLGDRTRLSLPVREKRIFFRSQPSQLELGGLNPYTYHVIRLLRCFFDFIFVETVGIGQNEIEVSKLSDLSFLVMVPLGGDQIQFMKSGIMEVPDAFILNKCDEENLARASYHTLSTTLEFLRDIVPGGSIPPIFLTSVKTKKGIKELLDFVLKSKPHTKRSTETKVQIEKWIKTEYGNFGLKVLSQAHFDPKNSFEEVEAAAKTEIEKKYK is encoded by the coding sequence ATGACCGTACGGTTTGCAGAAAAGGAACTCAAAGAACTGATCCAAGAAGCTTCCCAAGGGGAAAAATATCCTCTTGCGAAGCTGATCAGCGAATTAGAAAGACCGGATTCATTCGAATTTCGTAAAGTTCTATTCAAAGAATTAGAAAACTCGGGTTTTAACGGGGATAAGTCCGTAACCATCGGATTTACAGGAACTCCTGGAGCAGGAAAATCCTCACTCTTAGGAGAGATCTCCACCAACTTCTTACAAACAATCCCCGATAAAAAAATGGCGGTAGTTGCAATAGATCCTTCCAGTCACATAAGCGGAGGATCTTTACTCGGAGACAGAACCAGGCTCTCTCTACCAGTCAGAGAAAAAAGGATCTTTTTCAGATCTCAACCCAGCCAATTAGAGCTGGGAGGTTTAAATCCATATACCTATCATGTGATCCGATTGCTACGTTGCTTTTTCGATTTTATATTTGTCGAGACAGTAGGGATCGGCCAAAACGAAATAGAAGTCTCTAAGCTATCAGATCTTTCCTTTTTAGTAATGGTCCCCCTAGGAGGGGATCAGATCCAATTCATGAAAAGCGGAATTATGGAAGTTCCAGACGCATTCATATTAAATAAATGCGATGAAGAAAATCTTGCCAGAGCAAGTTATCACACCCTTTCCACGACTCTCGAGTTCTTACGAGATATCGTTCCAGGAGGAAGTATCCCTCCCATTTTCCTGACCAGCGTAAAAACTAAAAAAGGGATCAAAGAACTATTAGATTTTGTTTTGAAAAGTAAACCTCATACTAAAAGATCTACGGAAACCAAGGTCCAGATCGAAAAATGGATCAAGACTGAGTATGGAAATTTTGGCCTAAAGGTCCTATCTCAAGCTCATTTCGACCCAAAAAACTCTTTCGAAGAAGTAGAAGCTGCCGCTAAAACTGAAATCGAAAAAAAATATAAGTAA